One window from the genome of Malus domestica chromosome 01, GDT2T_hap1 encodes:
- the LOC103443957 gene encoding uncharacterized protein, with protein MESQSQSQSSCLSYEKINGVASWLGTHVASAFFNSLERCSCINLSTSDDQETNPEEAHDRPLMLFASRSVNLSDHRPHYIFSSSSASSSSSSTPPPKDVVNLPV; from the coding sequence ATGGAGAGCCAGAGCCAGAGCCAGAGCTCGTGCCTGTCGTACGAGAAGATCAACGGCGTCGCCAGCTGGCTTGGGACCCACGTTGCCTCCGCCTTCTTCAACTCCCTCGAGCGTTGCTCCTGCATCAACCTCTCCACCTCCGATGACCAGGAAACCAACCCCGAGGAGGCCCACGACCGCCCCCTCATGCTCTTCGCCTCCCGCTCCGTCAACCTCAGCGACCACCGCCCTCACTACATTTTTTCCTCTTCCtccgcctcctcctcctcctcctccaccccCCCACCAAAAGACGTCGTCAACCTCCCCGTCTGA
- the LOC139187453 gene encoding uncharacterized protein: MNPREEEIIEIPSSPNRNPAATTGQSSADIDYGKYRPSNSSSEFFAGNDVFLLMLGLAVSVDPLFFYIPILNKDMKCIRLDKKLTPVVLSLLLFTYIFYVLDIIFQLRAIHEAVRREDQAARREDGIAKGWSRSYVLAKKIWGSCLLIDNFGCCSYSTCIYSLFCKNNEGLEVYEDVSELPSCAAIHDPGSTL, encoded by the exons ATGAATCCCCGTGAGGAAGAGATCATTGAAATTCCGAG TAGTCCAAACCGGAATCCTGCAGCAACTACTGGGCAGAGTTCTGCCGATATCGATTATGGAAAATATAGACCAAGTAATTCATCTAGCGAATTCTTTGCTGGGAATGATGTGTTTCTACTAATGTTGGGTTTAGCTGTCTCAGTGGATCCTTTATTCTTTTACATTCCTATACTCAACAAAGACATGAAGTGTATCAGATTGGACAAAAAGTTGACACCAGTGGTTCTTAGTTTGCTATTATTCACTTATATCTTTTACGTACTTGACATTATCTTTCAACTTCGAGCTATACACGAGGCTGTGAGACGTGAGGATCAGGCTGCGAGACGTGAGGATGGTATCGCTAAGGGGTGGAGCAGGAGTTATGTATTAGCTAAAAAAATTTGGGGGTCATGCCTCTTAATTGATAATTTTGGGTGTTGCTCCTATTCCACTT GTATTTATTCGCTCTTTTGCAAAAATAATGAGGGGCTCGAGGTCTATGAGGATGTTTCTGAACTTCCTTCTTGTGCTGCAATACATGACCCGGGTTCTACGCTTTGA
- the LOC103443933 gene encoding histone-lysine N-methyltransferase ATXR6: MVALRRRTQAPKPPSPAQIVEDDDYVSASDSESDEDVSCEECGSGDSPAELLLCDGRSCNRGYHMFCLRPILAQVPKGKWFGPCCSNDKKPKSFPLHQTKISDFFRIQRFAESPQKINQDCRKRRRRASSLVVSKKKRKLLPFIPTKDCTRRMQQMASLATALMATGTEFSNELTYIPGMAPRWANCADLEREGMQVMSKEDTETLNLCKSMMERGECPPLMVVFDPKEGFTVEADKHIRDLTIITEYVGDVDYLKNRENDDGDSTMTLLSAATPSKSLVICPYKHGNIARFINGINNHTPDGRKKQNLKCVRFDVNGESRVLLIANRDITKGERLYYDYNGYENEYPTEHFV; encoded by the exons ATGGTGGCGTTGAGGAGAAGAACGCAAGCCCCGAAGCCTCCCTCTCCTGCTCAAATCGTCGAGGATGATGACTACGTCAGCGCATCCGATTCCGAATCCGACGAGGACGTGTCCTGCGAGGAATGTGGGTCCGGCGACTCTCCGGCGGAGCTCCTTCTGTGCGACGGTCGCAGCTGCAACAGAGGCTACCACATGTTTTGCCTGAGACCCATCCTTGCTCAAGTCCCGAAAGGAAAGTGGTTCGGCCCTTGCTGCTCCAACGACAAAAAACCCAAAT CTTTCCCTCTCCACCAAACTAAAATCAGCGATTTTTTTCGGATTCAGAGGTTTGCAGAATCGCCCCAGAAGATAAATCAAG ATTGTCGAAAGAGGCGAAGGCGGGCGAGCAGCTTGGTGGTctcgaagaagaagaggaaattgTTGCCCTTTATTCCGACCAAGGATTGTACGAGGAGAATGCAGCAAATGGCTTCGCTGGCGACGGCGTTGATGGCAACGGGGACTGAGTTCAGCAATGAGCTCACTTATATCCCTGGAATGGCGCCCAGGTGGGCCAATTGTGCAGATCTTGAGCGAGAAGGAATGCAG GTTATGTCGAAAGAAGATACTGAAACGTTGAATTTGTGCAAAAGCATGATGGAGAGAGGAGAATGTCCTCCCCTCATGGTTGTTTTCGATCCTAAAGAAGG GTTCACAGTTGAGGCTGATAAACACATAAGGGATTTGACAATAATCACAGAATACGTTGGAGATGTTGATTATCTGAAGAACCGCGAAAATGACGATGGAGACAGCACAATGACATTGCTTTCAGCAGCTACACCTTCAAAAAGCCTTGTCATTTGTCCCTACAAGCATGGTAACATTGCGCGCTTCATCAACGGAATCAATAATCATACACC GGACGGGAGGAAGAAGCAGAACTTGAAGTGTGTAAGATTTGACGTCAATGGCGAGTCTAGGGTTTTACTGATTGCGAATCGAGATATAACAAAGGGGGAGAGATTGTATTATGATTACAATGGATATGAGAATGAATACCCAACCGAGCATTTTGTGTAG
- the LOC103406587 gene encoding protein yippee-like At4g27745, whose protein sequence is MANLVGPRLYSCCNCRNHVSLHDDIISKAFQGRHGRAFLFSHAMNVVVGAKEDRHLLTGLHTVADIHCGDCREVLGWKYERAYEASQKYKEGKFIFEKSKIVKEDW, encoded by the exons ATGGCGAATTTGGTAGGGCCTAGATTGTACAGCTGTTGTAATTGCAGAAACCATGTTTCCCTTCACGATGATATAATTTCCAAGGCTTTTCAG GGAAGACATGGCCGAGCTTTTCTGTTCTCCCATGCGATGAATGTCGTTGTTGGGGCAAAAGAAGACAGGCATCTCTTAACTGGTCTGCATACTGTTGCTGATATCCACTGTGGTGATTGCCGTGAGGTGTTGGGATGGAAGTATGAACGAGCTTATGAGGCATCGCAAAAGTACAAAGAAGGGAAGTTCATATTTGAGAAGTCAAAAATTGTGAAGGAAGATTGGTAG
- the LOC103406586 gene encoding exosome complex component RRP41 homolog, giving the protein MEYVSPEGLRLDGRRPMEMRQIRGEIGVVDKADGSAVFEMGNTKVIAAVYGPREVPNRSQQMNDRALVRCEYTMANFSTGDRMRKPKGDRRSTEISLVIRQTMEACIMTHLMPRTQIDIFVQVLQADGGTRSACINAATLALSDAGIPMRDLVTSCSAGYLNSTPLLDLNYVEDSAGGADVTLGIMPKLDKVTLLQMDAKLPLDIFENVMQLAIEGCKAVATYIRQVLLENTKQLEYRRGT; this is encoded by the exons ATGGAGTACGTGAGCCCAGAAGGTCTTCGCTTAGATGGTCGGCGGCCCATGGAA ATGAGACAAATTCGAGGAGagattggtgttgtggacaaaGCTGACGG TTCTGCTGTGTTTGAGATGGGGAACACCAAAGTCATTGCTGCAGTGTATGGCCCTCGAGAG GTCCCAAATAGGAGCCAACAGATGAATGACAGGGCACTG GTGCGATGTGAGTACACCATGGCAAATTTTAGTACTGGAGATCGCATGAGGAAACCAAAGGGTGATAG ACGATCCACAGAGATTTCTCTTGTTATTCGGCAAACCATGGAAGCATGCATTATGACTCATTTAATGCCTCGGACTCAG ATTGATATTTTTGTGCaagttctccaagcagatggaG GTACTAGATCTGCATGTATCAATGCTGCAACCCTGGCCCTTTCAGATGCTGGAATTCCAATGCGTGACCTTGTTACTTCCTGTAGTGCGGGCTACCTTAATAGCACACCTCTACTTG ATTTAAACTATGTAGAAGATAGTGCTGGAGGCGCTGATGTCACTTTAGGCATTATGCCAAAGTTGGACAAAGTGACTCTTCTTCAG ATGGATGCTAAATTACCGTTGGACATTTTTGAAAACGTAATGCAACTTGCAATCGAGGGCTGCAAGGCAGTTGCAACATATATTCGACAA GTATTACTAGAGAATACAAAGCAATTGGAGTATCGCCGAGGCACGTAG
- the LOC108173154 gene encoding protein TOPLESS-RELATED PROTEIN 2-like, translating to MQPSSAVAFWKHPRTRTGVTGMDYQSADSEHLMKRIRTVQADEGSFSGSNVYSQDDLPKAVVRTLIQGSNVRSSHGIPSTTTNYSSRYCMLWLCRSCVTCFPVVYIQSVMGHMQDGVGSIRNS from the exons ATGCAGCCTTCTAGCGCAGTTGCTTTCTGGAAGCACCCACGGACCCGTACAGGTGTTACAGGGATGGATTATCAATCAGCTGATTCAGAGCACTTGATGAAGCGTATTCGCACTGTCCAAGCTGATGAG GGGTCCTTTTCTGGTTCCAATGTCTATTCGCAAGATGATCTTCCTAAGGCTGTTGTCCGTACCCTTATTCAAGGATCTAATGTAAGGAGCTCGCATGGAATTCCATCCACAACAACAAACTATTCTTCTAG GTACTGTATGTTATGGCTTTGTAGGAGTTGTGTTACGTGCTTTCCTGTTGTCTATATACAGTCAGTAATGGGTCACATGCAGGATGGGGTTGGGTCTATCAGAAACTCATAG
- the LOC103443940 gene encoding uncharacterized protein, which translates to MGSFSGEEEDCGFFDAEEEIASTSDAGSETIETFDSTSSFINWVPAAFPYDLWNRTPGSVKERRAKFLEWMGLSVDQSLGENSVEIASDVAGVVERVGEGSGAVLRTTSCFEDEFCLSRSFVSCRRNDHSNSSVELDWKDDSACRDGNLGKPLECNADEVRLDRNVRECQEVTEESKRTPCSSSSLSQQLMENRMEEANTRAGILKRVKKGWLSRLRSITCLVDTHGEDDELAHNDNAAIMGFRAQRVKVHQCRKRLKELSALYMGQDIQAHEGAILAMKFSPDGQYLASGGEDGIVRVWQVVEDERCNEHDIPKIDPSCIYFTVNHLSELNPLFSEKDKIGKSSSLRKTSDSACVIFPPKVFRILEKPLHEFHGHGDDILDLSWSSSNYLLSSSIDKTVRLWQVGCGSCLKVFSHSNYVTSVQFNPVDENYFISGSIDGKVRIWGISCCQVVDWSDIRDIVTVVCYYPDGQGGIVGSMTGSCHFYNISDNLLQLDAHLCLQSKKKSPCRKITGFQFFPQDSSKVMVTTADSQVRILHGLTVVGKYAGQRNAGNQTSATFTSDGKHIVSVSEDSSVYVWNCNNHEERVLSQAKKIRSCERFSTNVSVAIPWSGFKCGTVENERQFQAADENLQDALPFSSPACFSLSQDSFLESIPKGSATWPEENLPTTSPLANQSNMHISEYKFFKISCQNTSSSHAWGMVIVTAGWDGRIRSFHNYGLPVPA; encoded by the exons ATGGGTAGCTTTAGTGGAGAGGAAGAAGATTGTGGATTCTTTGATGCAGAAGAGGAAATTGCATCGACATCCGATGCTGGGTCTGAAACCATTGAGACATTTGATTCCACTTCTTCCTTCATTAATTGGGTTCCGGCTGCTTTTCCCTATGATTTGTGGAATAGAACCCCGGGAAGTGTTAAGGAGCGGCGGGCCAAGTTTCTGGAGTGGATGGGACTGAGCGTGGATCAAAGTTTGGGGGAGAATTCAGTCGAAATAGCGAGTGATGTAGCAGGGGTGGTTGAGAGAGTTGGAGAGGGTAGTGGGGCTGTGTTGAGAACCACCTCATGTTTTGAGGATGAGTTTTGTTTGAGTCGGTCATTTGTGTCATGTCGGCGTAATGACCATTCCAATTCCTCAGTTGAGTTGGATTGGAAGGATGATTCTGCATGTAGAGATGGGAATTTAGGGAAGCCTTTGGAGTGTAATGCAGATGAAGTGAGGCTGGATCGGAATGTACGTGAATGTCAAGAAGTGACCGAAGAGTCTAAGCGCACTCCGTGTTCTTCATCTTCATTGTCTCAACAATTGATGGAGAATCGAATGGAGGAGGCGAACACTAGAGCTGGGATACTGAAGAGAGTTAAGAAGGGGTGGTTGAGTAGGTTGCGGTCAATCACATGCCTTGTTGATACGCATGGGGAGGATGATGAATTGGCACACAATGACAATGCTGCAATCATGGGGTTCAGGGCACAAAGAGTTAAGGTTCATCAGTGCAGGAAGCGGTTGAAGGAACTTTCAGCTCTTTACATGGGGCAAGATATCCAGGCACATGAGGGCGCAATTTTGGCAATGAAATTCAGTCCCGATGGACAATACTTAGCGAGTGGTGGTGAAGATGGGATTGTGCGAGTCTGGCAAGTAGTGGAGGATGAGAGATGTAATGAACATGACATTCCGAAAATAGATCCATCCTGCATTTACTTCACAGTGAATCATCTCTCTGAACTAAATCCACTATTTTCGGAAAAGGATAAAATAGGCAAGTCAAGTAGCCTTAGGAAAACATCGGATTCAGCATGTGTTATTTTCCCCCCTAAAGTCTTCCGGATATTGGAGAAACCATTGCATGAGTTTCACGGGCATGGTGATGATATATTGGATCTCTCTTGGTCAAGTAGTAAT TATCTTCTGTCATCTTCTATTGACAAAACTGTTCGTCTTTGGCAAGTGGGATGCGGCAGTTGCCTCAAAGTCTTTTCCCATAGTAATTATG TGACCAGTGTTCAATTTAATCCAGTGGATGAGAATTACTTCATCAGTGGTTCAATAGATGGCAAAGTACGTATTTGGGGAAtttcttgctgccaagttgttGATTGGAGTGACATAAGAGATATAGTTACTGTGGTGTGCTATTACCCTGATGGGCAG GGAGGAATTGTTGGCTCAATGACAGGCAGTTGCCACTTTTATAATATATCAG ATAATCTTTTGCAATTGGATGCTCATTTATGCTTGCAAAGTAAAAAGAAGTCTCCGTGCAGAAAGATTACAGGCTTCCAG TTTTTCCCACAAGATTCTAGCAAGGTGATGGTCACTACGGCCGATTCACAAGTCAGAATTCTTCACGGTCTTACTGTGGTCGGCAAGTATGCCG GACAACGAAATGCAGGGAACCAGACATCTGCTACCTTCACTTCAGATGGGAAACATATAGTCTCGGTTAGTGAGGATTCTAGTGTATATGTATGGAACTGCAATAATCATGAAGAACGAGTTCTCTCTCAGGCAAAAAAGATCAGATCTTGTGAGCGCTTTTCCACAAATGTTTCTGTGGCGATACCTTGGTCTGGATTTAAATGTGGGACCGTAGAAAATGAGAGGCAATTTCAGGCTGCTGATGAGAATTTACAGGACGCTCTGCCTTTTTCCTCACCTGCATGTTTTTCTCTCAGCCAAGATTCTTTCCTTGAGTCTATCCCGAAGGGATCTGCTACTTGGCCGGAGGAGAATCTTCCAACTACGAGCCCACTGGCAAACCAATCTAATATGCACATATCCGAGTAcaagttttttaaaatttcttgcCAGAACACATCCAGTTCTCATGCATGGGGTATGGTTATTGTTACTGCAGGATGGGATGGACGTATCAGATCGTTCCACAATTATGGTTTACCAGTACCCGCTTGA
- the LOC103443966 gene encoding thylakoid lumenal 17.4 kDa protein, chloroplastic-like encodes MAASLSSVIPLSRNGVSLQFSHTKRPQFHSPTRVFCSASRDGHETKEELSQWKQAKNVACGILAVWAVTTAASPVIAAGQRLPPLSTDPKRCEVAFVGNTIGQANGVYDKAIDLRFCDYTNEKSNLKGKSLAAALMSGAKFDGADMSEVVMSKAYAAGASFKGTDFTNAVLDRVNFEKANLQGALFVNSVLSGSTFNEANLDGAVFEDTIIGYIDLQKICRNTSINDEGRAALGCR; translated from the exons ATGGCTGCTTCACTTTCTTCAGTGATTCCTCTGTCTCGAAACGGCGTTTCTCTCCAATTCTCCCACACGAAACGCCCGCAATTCCACTCCCCCACGCGCGTATTTTGCTCCG CTTCTAGGGATGGTCATGAAACAAAGGAAGAACTGAGTCAGTGGAAGCAAGCTAAGAATGTAGCTTGTGGGATTCTTGCTGTTTGGGCCGTGACTACCGCTGCCTCACCTGTAATTGCTGCTGGTCAG AGGTTGCCTCCACTGTCTACTGATCCAAAGCGATGTGAGGTTGCATTTGTTGGAAATACAATAGGTCAGGCAAATGGAGTTTACGACAAGGCAATTGATCTCCGCTTCTGTGACTACACAAACGAGAAGTCCAATCTTAAGGGAAAGAGTCTTGCGGCAGCACTCATGTCCGGAGCCAAATTTGATGGCGCAGACATGTCAGAAGTTGTGATGTCAAAGGCTTATGCTGCAGGAGCTAGCTTCAAGG GTACTGACTTCACGAATGCAGTTCTAGACCGGGTTAACTTTGAGAAAGCGAATCTGCAAGGAGCTTTGTTTGTTAACAGTGTCTTATCAGGTTCCACCTTTAACGAAGCAAACCTGGACGGTGCAGTTTTCGAGGATACCATTATAGGGTATATTGATCTTCAGAAAATTTGTAGAAATACATCTATCAATGACGAAGGAAGAGCTGCTCTAGGGTGTCGATAA
- the LOC103406585 gene encoding dof zinc finger protein DOF4.6-like — MDTAHWPQGIGVVNSMEDFSSTRPITERRARPQKDQALNCPRCNSTTTKFCYYNNYSLSQPRYFCKTCRRYWTEGGSLRNVPVGGGSRKNNKRSNNSDSSSPSTSSAKKVAHDRDHHLTPQSNFPSQSASQNPNKIHFQGQDLNLAYPPADQEHDNNNITELPFSMETIDNRTYHHQNPSSSATTTTSHHFSSAMELLKSTGIASRGLTSFVPMAAVEVPDHSSNITMFSSGFPMHEFKPSGLSFSLDGFESAGFGGCLQGVQETTNTSHARLLFPTAQDLKQQIPSSTTAAADFDQHNNRGGEGGSGGGYWNGMLGGGSW; from the exons ATGGACACAGCTCACTGGCCACAG gGTATTGGAGTGGTTAACTCCATGGAAGATTTTTCTTCTACAAGGCCAATCACAGAGAGAAGGGCAAGGCCTCAAAAGGATCAAGCTTTGAATTGTCCAAGGTGCAATTCCACCACCACAAAATTCTGTTATTACAACAATTACAGCCTCTCTCAGCCAAGATACTTTTGCAAGACTTGTAGAAGGTATTGGACTGAAGGTGGATCTCTGAGAAATGTTCCGGTGGGTGGAGGGTCACGGAAGAACAACAAGAGATCAAATAATTCCGATTCATCATCACCGTCCACGTCTTCAGCGAAGAAGGTTGCTCATGATCGTGATCACCATCTGACCCCACAAAGTAATTTTCCTTCTCAGTCTGCTTCTCAAAACCCTAATAAGATCCACTTCCAAGGTCAAGATCTCAACCTTGCATACCCACCAGCTGATCAGGAACATGACAACAATAATATTACCGAACTACCCTTCAGTATGGAGACTATTGACAACAGAACctaccaccaccaaaaccctaGCTCCTCAGCCACTACTACCACATCTCATCATTTCTCATCGGCTATGGAACTGCTCAAAAGTACTGGGATTGCATCAAGGGGGCTGACTTCTTTCGTGCCGATGGCGGCGGTGGAGGTGCCGGATCATTCGAGTAACATCACAATGTTTTCATCTGGGTTTCCGATGCATGAGTTTAAGCCAAGTGGGCTTAGTTTTTCTCTAGATGGGTTTGAGAGTGCTGGATTTGGTGGCTGTCTTCAAGGGGTGCAAGAGACTACTAATACTAGTCATGCAAGGCTTTTGTTTCCTACTGCTCAGGATTTGAAGCAGCAGATTCCGAGCTCTACTACTGCTGCTGCTGATTTTGATCAACACAATaatagaggaggagaaggaggttCCGGTGGTGGGTATTGGAATGGAATGCTAGGTGGCGGATCATGGTAA